A DNA window from Candidatus Zymogenus saltonus contains the following coding sequences:
- a CDS encoding 50S ribosomal protein L1 produces MAKRGKNYLAVKAKIDAQKRYDLNEALDILVNNSKAKFDESVDIAFRLGVNPRHSDQMVRGAAALPNGTGKSVKILVFAKGEKEREAKDAGADFVGAEDMIEKIEGGWLEFDKAVATPDLMGQVSKLGKLLGPRGLMPNAKIGTVTFDLKRAIEELKAGKVDFKVEKNGILHVPVGKVSFGVEKLKENIMALLEVVIKLKPQTSKGTYLKGIAVSSTMGPGLKIDPIYMRNILK; encoded by the coding sequence ATGGCAAAACGTGGGAAGAATTATCTGGCTGTAAAGGCGAAGATAGATGCCCAGAAGAGGTACGACCTTAATGAGGCGCTGGATATTTTGGTGAACAATTCTAAGGCGAAATTTGACGAGAGCGTTGACATTGCCTTCAGGCTTGGAGTGAACCCGAGACATTCCGATCAGATGGTCAGGGGTGCGGCGGCGCTTCCCAACGGGACGGGAAAAAGCGTTAAGATTCTTGTCTTTGCCAAGGGGGAGAAGGAAAGGGAAGCCAAGGATGCCGGTGCAGATTTCGTCGGTGCCGAGGATATGATAGAAAAAATAGAGGGCGGATGGCTCGAATTCGATAAGGCCGTGGCAACCCCGGACTTGATGGGGCAGGTCAGCAAATTGGGAAAACTGCTTGGCCCGCGGGGTCTTATGCCGAACGCAAAAATCGGAACGGTGACTTTCGATCTCAAGAGGGCGATAGAAGAGCTGAAAGCCGGAAAGGTTGATTTTAAGGTGGAAAAGAACGGGATACTGCACGTTCCCGTCGGCAAGGTTTCCTTTGGCGTGGAAAAGTTAAAGGAGAACATCATGGCGCTCCTTGAGGTGGTGATCAAACTGAAGCCGCAAACAAGCAAGGGAACATATCTCAAGGGTATTGCTGTTTCTTCCACCATGGGACCCGGGTTAAAGATAGATCCGATTTATATGAGAAATATTTTAAAATAG
- the rplL gene encoding 50S ribosomal protein L7/L12: MSKDDVIQFIESMTVLELSEFIGELEERFGVSAQAPVAIAAMPASGGGDAAAAEEKTEFDVVLTDVGEKKIQVIKVVREFTTLGLKEAKELVESAPKPIKEGVSKESAEEMVKKLAEVGAKAELK, translated from the coding sequence ATATCTAAAGATGATGTGATCCAATTTATCGAGAGCATGACGGTTCTCGAGCTTTCCGAGTTTATAGGGGAGCTGGAGGAGAGATTCGGTGTGTCGGCTCAGGCCCCTGTCGCGATTGCCGCAATGCCCGCCTCTGGGGGTGGAGATGCCGCAGCGGCCGAAGAAAAAACGGAGTTCGACGTTGTTCTCACCGATGTAGGAGAAAAGAAGATCCAGGTTATCAAGGTGGTCAGGGAGTTTACGACCCTTGGTCTCAAGGAGGCGAAGGAGCTTGTTGAATCCGCGCCGAAGCCGATCAAGGAGGGTGTCTCGAAAGAGAGCGCCGAGGAGATGGTCAAAAAGCTTGCCGAGGTGGGCGCAAAGGCGGAGTTAAAATAA
- the secE gene encoding preprotein translocase subunit SecE: protein MWNKIVQFLREVKVEIKKVTWPTRKEIIASTAVVLLTTIIISSFLGLVDLLLSEIVKMLLP from the coding sequence ATGTGGAACAAAATAGTCCAATTCCTTAGAGAAGTTAAGGTTGAAATAAAGAAAGTCACCTGGCCCACAAGAAAAGAGATCATAGCATCAACGGCCGTCGTCTTATTGACCACGATTATCATATCCTCCTTTCTCGGCTTAGTAGATTTGTTACTTTCAGAGATAGTTAAAATGCTGCTCCCCTAA
- a CDS encoding 50S ribosomal protein L10, which produces MKREKKEALVVEMHKRLSDSNMAFLTDYRGLSAEEMNELRNGFRNVGIEYKVVKNKLIILAAKDTDFASMVEDLVGPTGIIVSNEDPAVTSKVLAEFIGKFKNFEFKKGLLRGKEISEANVISMSKLPSRDVLIAMLLGTMNAVPTGLVQVLSGIKRKFVYALVAIKDAKETAN; this is translated from the coding sequence TTGAAAAGGGAAAAAAAGGAAGCCCTCGTAGTCGAGATGCACAAGAGACTTTCCGATTCCAACATGGCTTTTCTCACGGATTACCGGGGACTTTCGGCCGAGGAGATGAACGAACTCAGGAACGGCTTCAGGAACGTCGGGATTGAGTACAAGGTTGTGAAGAACAAACTCATAATTCTCGCGGCAAAGGATACCGATTTTGCATCTATGGTCGAAGATCTTGTCGGCCCAACCGGGATTATCGTTTCCAACGAGGATCCTGCGGTTACCTCAAAGGTGCTCGCGGAATTTATCGGCAAGTTTAAGAACTTCGAGTTCAAAAAGGGCCTCTTGAGGGGAAAGGAGATAAGCGAGGCGAATGTCATATCCATGTCGAAGCTCCCCTCCAGAGACGTCCTTATCGCGATGCTTCTGGGAACGATGAATGCCGTGCCGACAGGATTGGTTCAGGTGCTTTCCGGTATCAAGAGGAAATTTGTGTATGCCCTTGTGGCGATTAAAGATGCCAAAGAAACGGCTAATTAA
- a CDS encoding elongation factor Tu: protein IAMEKELRFAIREGGRTVGAGVISEIIE, encoded by the coding sequence ATAGCGATGGAGAAGGAGCTTCGGTTTGCCATCCGTGAGGGAGGCCGCACGGTGGGCGCGGGCGTAATCAGCGAAATCATCGAATAG
- the rpmG gene encoding 50S ribosomal protein L33 — protein MRDIITLACVECKRRNYTSTKNKKNTPDKIELKKYCRFCRTHTVHRETK, from the coding sequence ATGAGGGATATAATCACACTGGCGTGTGTTGAGTGCAAACGGAGAAACTATACTTCTACTAAAAACAAGAAGAACACTCCCGACAAGATAGAGCTGAAAAAGTATTGCAGATTCTGTAGGACACATACGGTCCATCGGGAGACTAAATAG
- the nusG gene encoding transcription termination/antitermination protein NusG has product MALKWYIVHTYSGYEQMAKSALEARVKSAEKEDEITDIMIPAEKVVEMVKGEKHTSMRKFFPGYILVKMELNEETWHIVKNTPKVTGFVGGSTNPPALTDEEVENIQHQMEDGAVKPKPKITFEKGDAVSVTDGPFATFAGYVDEVYPEKGKVKVMVSIFGRPTPVELEFFQVKKG; this is encoded by the coding sequence ATGGCACTTAAATGGTACATAGTCCACACCTACTCGGGATACGAGCAGATGGCGAAATCCGCCCTGGAAGCGCGGGTAAAATCGGCTGAGAAAGAAGATGAGATCACCGATATAATGATCCCGGCCGAGAAGGTTGTGGAGATGGTCAAGGGTGAAAAACACACCTCGATGAGGAAGTTTTTCCCCGGATATATACTCGTAAAGATGGAGCTGAACGAAGAGACCTGGCACATTGTGAAGAATACACCCAAGGTTACGGGATTTGTAGGCGGATCGACAAATCCACCGGCTCTCACCGATGAAGAAGTCGAGAACATCCAGCATCAAATGGAGGATGGGGCCGTAAAGCCAAAGCCGAAGATCACCTTCGAGAAAGGCGACGCCGTCAGCGTGACCGACGGCCCCTTTGCTACCTTTGCGGGCTACGTGGATGAGGTTTACCCAGAAAAGGGAAAGGTCAAGGTTATGGTCTCCATCTTCGGGAGGCCGACTCCCGTGGAGCTCGAATTCTTTCAGGTAAAAAAGGGATAA
- the rpoB gene encoding DNA-directed RNA polymerase subunit beta — MAELAKKYNWERVDFGKSRSIIDIPELIDVQKRSYFRFLQTDLPPSERKDAGLEGVFRSVFPIWDFNETASLEYVEYSLGEPKYDVEECHQRGMTFAAPFKVTVRLVVWDKDEEANAKSIRDIKEQEVFFGDLPMMTQNGSFIINGTERVVVSQLHRSPGVFFDHDKGKTHSSGKLLFSCRVIPYRGSWLDFEFDPRDIIHVRIDRRRKFPATILLKALGYSTEELLNFFYSTERIIITEDGYKKIPDFEYLAGQKSFEEVKHPETGDVLVRKGRKFNKSTIKKMREAGIETVTVDLESVIGRVVSSDVVDPKTGEVIVEVNDEITQDRLEEIIKRGIKEFDVLLMDDFNISSAIRNTFLTDKVPDQKSAIIEIYRRLRPGDPPTIETAQNLFDNLFFNPERYDLSNVGRLKLNYKLGLDVPIDVKVLRKEDILYSVKYLFDLRNGKGQIDDIDHLGNRRVRAVGELLENQFRIGLVRMERAIKERMSLQEVETLMPHDLINSKPVTAVIKEFFGSSQLSQFMDQTNPLSEITHKRRLSALGPGGLTRERAGFEVRDVHNTHYGRICPIETPEGPNIGLIASLSTYARVNEYGFIETPYRKVKDAKVTDEIEFLTALNEEMAVIAQANAPIDDDGNFMRDLINVRRGGEPGMAQPDEINFMDVSPKQLVSVAASLIPFLENDDANRALMGSNMQRQAVPLLRPEAPLVGTGMERIVARDSGVTLMAKNNGLVENVDASRIIIRTNSDSDNGAGVDIYNLIKYQRSNQNTCVNQKPIVKKGDIVVRGQIIADGPAINNGELALGRNVIVAFMPWGGYNFEDSILISEKVVKEDSFTSIHIEEFELMARDTKLGPEEVTRDIPNVGEEALKNLDESGIVRIGAEVFPGDILIGKISPKGETQLSPEEKLLRAIFGEKAGDVRDSSLRVPPGIEGIVIGAKVFSRKGVDKDDRTLSIENEEVEKLKKDRDDEISIIRNSGLERIKELLLGMKLAANLGDDKKSMLLKKGTVLTEESFAGLKIEDFRNVKVKVKGDEGVFDKLAVIFESISEQVELIRLIFDEKINKVTRADELPPGVIKLVKVYVAMKRKLSVGDKMAGRHGNKGVLSRILPEEDLPYMEDGTPVEIVLNPLGVPSRMNVGQILETHLGWAIGEMGDKINDIIETNYSVSAMKERLKDIFSIGNMNDYVDTLSDDEVKNIALKFRKGVFISTPVFEGATEGDVSEALKRMGLPESGMTTLYDGRTGEPFRQQVTVGLMYILKLHHLVDDKIHARSIGPYSLVTQQPLGGKAQFGGQRLGEMEVWAMEAYGAAYSLQEYLTVKSDDVTGRNKMYESIVKNEQYLEPGLPESFNVLVKEMQSLGLDMELQERGKKKN; from the coding sequence ATGGCCGAATTGGCTAAAAAGTACAATTGGGAGAGGGTGGATTTCGGGAAAAGCAGAAGTATCATCGATATACCCGAGCTTATCGACGTGCAGAAGAGATCATATTTCCGCTTTCTCCAAACCGATCTTCCCCCGTCGGAGAGGAAGGATGCGGGGCTCGAGGGAGTCTTCAGGAGCGTCTTCCCAATCTGGGACTTTAACGAGACCGCTTCACTAGAGTACGTGGAATACTCGTTGGGGGAGCCCAAGTACGACGTCGAGGAGTGTCATCAGAGGGGGATGACCTTCGCGGCACCCTTCAAGGTTACCGTCAGGCTTGTTGTTTGGGACAAGGACGAAGAGGCGAACGCAAAGAGCATTCGCGACATCAAGGAGCAGGAGGTCTTTTTCGGTGACCTCCCGATGATGACGCAAAACGGGAGCTTCATTATAAACGGGACGGAGCGGGTCGTCGTAAGTCAGCTCCACAGGTCTCCCGGCGTCTTTTTTGACCATGATAAGGGGAAGACACACTCTTCCGGGAAACTCCTCTTCTCATGCAGGGTTATTCCGTACAGAGGCTCCTGGCTCGATTTCGAGTTTGATCCCAGGGATATCATCCACGTCAGGATCGACAGGAGGAGGAAGTTTCCCGCCACGATCCTCTTGAAGGCGTTGGGGTACAGCACCGAAGAGCTCCTGAATTTCTTCTACAGCACCGAAAGGATAATAATCACCGAGGATGGATACAAGAAGATTCCCGATTTCGAGTATCTGGCCGGGCAGAAGTCCTTCGAGGAGGTCAAGCACCCGGAGACGGGGGACGTCTTGGTCAGGAAGGGGAGGAAGTTCAACAAGTCCACTATCAAGAAGATGAGGGAAGCCGGCATAGAGACTGTAACGGTCGACCTGGAGTCGGTGATCGGGCGGGTTGTCTCATCGGACGTAGTCGATCCTAAGACGGGAGAGGTGATCGTGGAGGTGAACGACGAGATAACCCAGGACAGGCTGGAGGAGATTATCAAGAGGGGGATCAAGGAGTTTGATGTCCTCCTGATGGATGATTTCAACATATCCTCGGCGATCAGAAACACGTTTCTTACCGACAAGGTCCCCGATCAGAAGTCGGCTATAATAGAGATATATAGAAGGTTGAGACCGGGCGACCCGCCCACGATAGAGACCGCCCAGAACCTCTTTGACAACCTGTTTTTCAACCCCGAACGGTATGACCTCTCCAACGTGGGAAGGCTAAAGCTCAATTACAAGCTGGGACTCGACGTTCCGATTGACGTCAAGGTCCTCAGGAAAGAGGATATACTCTATTCGGTGAAATACCTGTTCGACCTGAGAAACGGCAAGGGGCAGATCGATGATATCGATCATCTCGGAAACAGGCGGGTCAGGGCGGTCGGCGAGCTTCTCGAAAACCAGTTCAGGATCGGGCTCGTCAGGATGGAACGGGCAATAAAGGAGAGGATGAGCCTCCAGGAGGTCGAGACCCTGATGCCCCACGACCTGATCAACTCCAAGCCGGTCACCGCCGTAATCAAGGAGTTCTTCGGCTCATCCCAGCTCTCCCAGTTTATGGATCAGACCAATCCCTTAAGCGAGATTACCCACAAGAGGAGGCTCTCGGCTCTCGGGCCGGGCGGCCTCACGAGGGAGAGGGCGGGATTTGAGGTGAGAGACGTCCACAACACCCATTACGGTCGGATATGTCCCATCGAGACCCCCGAGGGGCCGAACATCGGGCTTATCGCGTCCCTTTCCACCTATGCCAGGGTGAACGAGTACGGCTTTATCGAAACCCCTTACCGCAAGGTGAAGGATGCTAAGGTGACCGACGAGATAGAGTTTTTAACCGCCCTTAACGAGGAGATGGCCGTAATCGCTCAGGCCAATGCGCCGATAGACGACGACGGCAATTTCATGAGGGACTTGATCAACGTCCGCAGGGGCGGTGAGCCTGGAATGGCACAGCCGGATGAGATAAACTTTATGGACGTTTCCCCCAAGCAGCTCGTCAGCGTGGCCGCTTCGTTGATCCCGTTCCTTGAGAACGACGATGCCAACAGGGCCCTTATGGGATCCAACATGCAGCGGCAGGCGGTGCCCCTTCTCAGGCCCGAGGCGCCCTTGGTCGGAACGGGGATGGAGAGGATAGTCGCCAGGGACAGCGGGGTTACGCTTATGGCCAAGAACAACGGCTTGGTCGAAAATGTGGACGCCTCGAGGATTATAATCCGCACAAATAGCGACTCCGATAACGGGGCCGGTGTGGATATTTACAATCTGATCAAGTACCAACGCTCAAATCAGAACACCTGCGTCAATCAGAAGCCTATCGTGAAAAAGGGCGACATAGTGGTCAGGGGTCAGATAATCGCCGACGGCCCGGCCATAAACAACGGGGAGCTGGCCCTGGGGAGGAACGTCATAGTGGCCTTTATGCCCTGGGGCGGGTACAATTTCGAGGATTCCATCCTGATCAGCGAAAAGGTGGTAAAGGAAGACAGTTTTACCTCGATTCACATCGAGGAGTTCGAGCTGATGGCAAGGGACACAAAACTCGGACCGGAGGAGGTCACGCGGGACATCCCGAACGTGGGAGAGGAGGCGCTGAAAAACCTCGACGAATCCGGAATAGTCAGGATAGGCGCCGAGGTCTTCCCGGGCGATATCCTGATAGGGAAGATATCTCCCAAGGGGGAGACCCAGCTCTCCCCGGAGGAAAAGCTTCTTAGGGCCATCTTCGGGGAGAAGGCGGGGGACGTCAGGGACTCCTCCCTCAGGGTGCCCCCGGGAATCGAGGGGATCGTCATCGGAGCAAAGGTCTTCTCCAGAAAGGGAGTGGACAAGGATGACCGGACCCTGTCCATCGAGAACGAAGAGGTGGAGAAACTAAAGAAGGACAGGGACGACGAGATTTCTATCATAAGGAACAGCGGCCTCGAAAGGATAAAGGAACTTCTTTTGGGGATGAAGCTCGCCGCGAACCTGGGCGATGACAAAAAGAGCATGCTCCTTAAAAAGGGGACGGTTTTGACCGAAGAGAGCTTTGCGGGGCTGAAGATCGAGGACTTCAGAAACGTTAAGGTAAAGGTGAAGGGGGACGAGGGCGTCTTCGATAAACTGGCGGTGATATTTGAGAGCATCTCGGAACAGGTGGAGTTGATCCGCCTCATCTTCGACGAGAAGATAAACAAGGTAACGAGGGCGGACGAGCTGCCCCCCGGCGTTATAAAGCTGGTAAAGGTATATGTGGCGATGAAGAGGAAGCTCTCGGTCGGCGACAAGATGGCGGGCCGTCACGGGAACAAGGGAGTCCTTTCGAGGATACTCCCCGAGGAGGATCTGCCCTACATGGAGGACGGGACGCCGGTCGAGATAGTCTTGAATCCTCTCGGGGTCCCTTCGAGGATGAACGTGGGCCAGATTCTCGAGACTCACCTCGGGTGGGCCATCGGTGAAATGGGAGACAAGATCAACGATATTATCGAGACGAATTACTCGGTTTCCGCCATGAAGGAGAGGCTGAAGGACATATTTTCAATCGGAAACATGAACGATTACGTGGACACTCTCTCCGACGATGAAGTAAAGAATATCGCCTTGAAGTTCAGAAAGGGAGTGTTTATATCGACTCCCGTCTTCGAGGGGGCCACGGAAGGCGATGTGTCGGAGGCGCTGAAGCGCATGGGACTTCCGGAATCCGGCATGACGACCCTTTACGACGGACGGACGGGAGAGCCCTTCCGCCAGCAGGTGACGGTGGGACTGATGTACATCCTTAAATTGCACCACCTGGTCGACGACAAGATCCACGCCCGCTCCATCGGCCCCTATTCCCTCGTGACCCAGCAGCCCCTCGGCGGAAAGGCCCAATTCGGAGGGCAGCGTCTGGGAGAGATGGAGGTGTGGGCGATGGAGGCCTACGGTGCGGCGTATTCCCTCCAGGAATATCTGACGGTGAAATCGGACGACGTCACCGGGAGAAACAAGATGTACGAGTCGATAGTCAAAAACGAGCAGTATCTGGAGCCGGGGCTTCCCGAGTCGTTCAACGTTTTAGTCAAGGAGATGCAGAGCTTGGGGCTCGATATGGAGCTTCAAGAGAGGGGAAAGAAAAAGAATTAA
- the rplK gene encoding 50S ribosomal protein L11 translates to MAKKVIGQIKLQIPAGQASPSPPVGPALGQQGVNIMEFCKIFNARTAKEQGMITPVVITVYADRSFSFVTKTPPAAVLLKKAAGIIKGSGTPNKEKVGKVTRKQVEEIAKTKMPDLNAVDLDNARKIIEGTARSMGIKVEGVD, encoded by the coding sequence ATGGCAAAGAAGGTCATAGGTCAAATAAAGCTGCAGATCCCCGCAGGACAGGCGAGTCCATCCCCGCCCGTGGGGCCCGCCCTGGGTCAGCAGGGCGTGAACATCATGGAGTTCTGTAAGATATTCAACGCAAGGACCGCAAAAGAACAGGGAATGATTACACCTGTCGTCATCACCGTGTATGCCGACCGTTCCTTCTCTTTTGTTACAAAGACGCCGCCGGCGGCGGTGCTGTTAAAGAAGGCCGCAGGGATTATCAAGGGAAGCGGAACCCCCAACAAGGAGAAGGTGGGTAAGGTGACGAGAAAACAGGTGGAGGAGATAGCCAAGACTAAGATGCCCGATCTCAACGCCGTGGATCTGGACAATGCCAGAAAGATCATCGAGGGAACCGCGAGGAGCATGGGAATCAAGGTTGAGGGTGTCGATTAA